A genomic stretch from Camelus dromedarius isolate mCamDro1 chromosome 10, mCamDro1.pat, whole genome shotgun sequence includes:
- the LOC116152518 gene encoding spermatogenesis-associated protein 31D1, whose amino-acid sequence MTPLVDFFSPSPLGHSLAPGPFPSLDSEFPVDYSSPQPLAFPPLLAHDTQTADPVVPAEGTMPLNTIFSLDPTFSQDINPLPVLSQAVNPPDSFVCHHAPPTLPISPQPDCTLTVTQSKSFAILLKPVLEKSSPDNPAGLSACVPTIRGTDHSSLSTSDFSWWQAHANTVFLPTLSHSDFRREPVSFHIPETCLWGDSITKHMEAMSHSFLGLNIQELLERQIKKKMAFQHLEKKEEEEASFSKEMWSEYQQTSSENSLHSPDTQDSTAPQASWNTESKSEQLHICQQLPYVKTLGENLPQKYHQLFWGLPSLHSESLVATLLVSSRGSPLEPHFILFNRICNTSAVKMQDQESSPFLHSHPLPLPSVHPQPLPQTMPQSQPLIFSQVWPQVHLQSRLPILPSSSSQVRDCGVSFHRFQNESDFHIATENQHLERHVLQKQQGSFCGLVPVLQKSQEATCPRAPNLPLVSQSPHTYVPVSILPGHFHIIPGEPQEKLELHVPRRLIPRWYLQACRNLESTALMEPHCKLTEVPQQKGTHVHLQLSELQGQSRNNVGKIQLGLPGSFHERFPTQFQLRNDMRKNLGYILEKGPEDSPQRVSECYLVHNLRAALETKSNCVCHSRNHLGSELLNVSRKDTDWNQIKTILRLHVSTKSWQITAGRIPIGVCRSWLADNSTWPLSGSSQTNMEDTNSKNTMVDKVYSQISTLELSFLDPNTRKVLEAHILRFRVSQKWGLPLKVLESIKFYMLRETKTWSLPQFDFPSSTIHISGVDSKGEVSKLLEGSSKTSQGSKVRTTNSVTMLDRPHPVISSVGNEGQRTLQPSHSDIDQKLAGNIQTIERGRQTFQLLTHRDKDKVSQRETVRDNRCTSEVPIRQAGGRHEPRDENVNSSDRVEMIERQKMWEKNLEHSFMSNMPSETFKAKKLCALKSRSCDILTTIKLESSQMANVNTNKVETTLTTQFPSPKMFVPQDSKVSDLHKQLFSELNFKLESEKHNLAQRCLTDMPLTSDSLPSKPSLTHAQGISSGDTVPSQVLHVYLEDSGVSTEQWQDPSKHVLWKCPDKTVRPLGSKAGEYRSKDSGIGTSKARKKSHPVENQEIKDTSPSLSQNEQLPPESYFKKKMRHFFQWIDCKRKIKDQESPQQKAKFMSTSVQHQDSVESAAVFVNYGPPEAQELMTAIGKILEEKLAHRFESEASELSQHKKELQTQGESDQGHPYNCGDLSNSQQEEWASTKSSNQEAVSADRSCLTSVGQNRDRIRHPQKVVAFEDQVLCQTQPSSLSSREPVLHPSPTCMHQECQVPSATLTPDKGTVFRDLTLLFKPKLLLQHFQGEKISP is encoded by the coding sequence ATGACCCCCTTAGTTGACTTTTTTTCACCCTCACCACTAGGTCACTCTCTGGCACCAGGGCCTTTTCCTTCTTTGGATTCTGAATTCCCAGTGGACTATTCCTCACCCCAACCCCTTGCGTTTCCCCCTCTCCTAGCACATGACACTCAGACAGCAGATCCTGTTGTCCCAGCAGAGGGCACGATGCCTCTGAATACCATCTTCTCTCTCGATCCCACCTTTTCCCAAGATATCAACCCCTTACCAGTTCTGTCCCAGGCAGTGAATCCCCCTGATTCATTTGTTTGTCATCATGCACCACCAACCCTGCCTATTTCACCACAGCCAGACTGCACTTTAACTGTCACTCAGTCTAAATCGTTTGCCATCTTACTGAAACCTGTTTTGGAGAAATCATCTCCAGATAACCCTGCTGGGTTGTCCGCTTGTGTTCCAACAATCAGAGGCACTGATCATTCAAGTCTGTCAACTTCAGACTTCTCCTGGTGGCAGGCTCATGCCAACACCGTGTTTCTCCCCACATTATCACACTCTGATTTTCGGCGTGAGCCTGTTTCCTTTCATATACCAGAGACCTGTCTCTGGGGAGACTCTATTACCAAGCACATGGAGGCAATGAGCCATTCTTTCCTTGGCCTTAATATCCAGGAACTCTtggagagacaaataaaaaagaaaatggcctTCCAGCAtttagagaagaaagaggaggaagaggcatcATTCTCAAAAGAAATGTGGTCTGAGTACCAACAGACATCTTCAGAGAATTCACTGCATTCGCCTGACACACAGGATAGTACAGCCCCCCAAGCTAGCTGGAATACTGAAAGCAAATCAGAGCAGCTGCACATTTGTCAGCAGCTCCCATATGTCAAGACTTTGGGGGAAAATTTGCCACAGAAATATCACCAGCTCTTCTGGGGTCTTCCCTCCTTGCACAGTGAGTCCCTAGTGGCTACTCTCCTGGTTTCTAGTCGTGGTTCCCCACTAGAGCCTCATTTCATCTTATTCAACAGAATCTGTAATACTTCTGCAGTCAAAATGCAGGATCAAGAATCTTCGCCATTTCTTCattctcaccccctccccctccccagtgtACATCCGCAACCCTTGCCTCAAACTATGCCCCAATCCCAGCCCCTAATTTTCAGTCAGGTCTGGCCCCAGGTCCACCTTCAATCCCGACTCCCAATCCTACCGTCTTCCTCATCCCAGGTTAGGGACTGTGGCGTGTCTTTCCATAGATTCCAGAATGAGTCAGACTTtcacattgcaactgaaaatcaacaccTGGAACGGCATGTATTGCAGAAACAACAGGGAAGTTTCTGCGGTTTAGTTCCTGTGCTCCAAAAATCTCAAGAAGCCACTTGTCCTCGAGCTCCCAACCTCCCATTAGTCAGCCAGTCGCCCCACACCTATGTACCAGTCTCCATCCTTCCTGGCCATTTTCATATTATCCCAGGAGAACCCCAGGAGAAACTGGAGCTCCATGTTCCAAGGAGACTAATTCCTCGCTGGTATCTCCAAGCCTGTAGGAATCTAGAGTCAACAGCATTGATGGAGCCTCACTGTAAATTAACAGAAGTACCTCAGCAGAAAGGCACACATGTTCACTTAcaactctctgagcttcagggCCAGAGTAGAAACAATGTAGGGAAAATTCAGTTAGGTCTCCCAGGAAGTTTTCATGAGAGGTTTCCAACACAGTTTCAGCTAAGGAACGACATGAGGAAGAATCTTGGGTATATTTTAGAGAAGGGCCCAGAAGACAGCCCACAAAGGGTCTCAGAATGCTACCTAGTACACAATCTGAGGGCTGCCTTGGAGACAAAAAGTAACTGTGTGTGTCACTCaaggaatcacctggggagtgaATTATTAAATGTCTCAAGGAAGGACACAGACTGGAATcaaataaaaaccattcttagatTACATGTGAGCACGAAGTCTTGGCAGATCACTGCGGGTAGGATTCCTATAGGTGTGTGTCGTTCATGGCTGGCTGACAACAGTACGTGGCCTCTTTCCGGGAGTTCCCAGACCAATATGGAAGACACAAATTCAAAAAACACAATGGTAGATAAGGTCTACAGCCAGATTAGCACTCTAGAGCTTTCTTTTCTTGATCCCAATACCCGAAAAGTACTCGAAGCCCATATTTTAAGGTTTCGTGTGAGTCAGAAGTGGGGACTGCCTCTCAAGGTTCTTGAATCCATAAAATTCTATATGTTGAGAGAAACCAAAACATGGTCTCTCCCCCAGTTTGACTTTCCCTCCTCAACCATCCATATTTCTGGGGTGGATTCCAAAGGTGAGGTATCCAAGCTCCTTGAAGGAAGCTCTAAAACTTCTCAGGGAAGCAAGGTAAGAACTACAAATTCAGTCACCATGCTGGATCGTCCTCACCCTGTTATCTCATCTGTGGGCAATGAAGGACAGAGGACTCTGCAACCATCACACTCTGATATTGACCAGAAGCTTGCAGGAAACATCCAGACAATTGAGCGTGGCAGACAGACTTTTCAGCTCCTCACAcacagagacaaagacaaagTGAGTCAGAGGGAGACTGTACGAGACAACAGATGCACTTCAGAGGTGCCCATAAGGCAAGCTGGGGGTAGACATGAGCCAAGGGATGAGAATGTGAACTCCAGTGATAGAGTGGAAATGATTGAGCGCCAAAAGATGTGGGAGAAGAATTTAGAACATTCTTTCATGTCCAACATGCCCAGTGAGACATTCAAGGCCAAGAAGCTGTGTGCTCTTAAATCACGATCTTGTGACATCTTGACAACCATCAAGTTGGAAAGCTCCCAAATGGCAAATGTCAATACAAATAAAGTAGAAACTACTCTGACCACTCAATTTCCCTCACCAAAAATGTTTGTTCCTCAAGACTCTAAAGTATCAGACCTGCACAAACAGCTTTTTAGTGAGTTAAATTTTAAACTGGAGAGTGAGAAACATAACCTGGCTCAACGCTGTCTCACGGACATGCCCCTGACTTCAGACAGCTTGCCTTCCAAGCCTTCACTGACTCATGCCCAGGGTATCTCCAGTGGGGACACAGTGCCTTCCCAGGTGCTGCATGTCTACCTGGAGGACAGCGGGGTCAGCACAGAGCAGTGGCAGGATCCCTCTAAGCACGTCTTATGGAAGTGCCCAGATAAGACAGTGAGACCTCTGGGCTCCAAAGCAGGGGAATACAGAAGTAAGGATTCAGGAATAGGGACATCTAAAGCCAGAAAGAAGAGCCACCCTGTTGAGAACCAAGAAATAAAGGACACTTCCCCATCTCTGTCACAGAATGAACAGCTTCCTCCTGAAAGTTACTTCAAAAAAAAGATGAGGCATTTTTTTCAGTGGATTGAttgtaagagaaaaatcaaagaccaGGAAAGTCCCCAGCAAAAAGCCAAATTCATGTCAACCTCTGTGCAGCATCAAGACTCAGTTGAAAGTGCAGCTGTCTTTGTGAATTATGGGCCTCCTGAAGCTCAGGAGCTCATGACAGCCATTGGGAAGATCCTAGAGGAGAAACTGGCACATAGGTTCGAATCTGAGGCCTCGGAGTTAAGTCAGCACAAGAAGGAACTTCAGACCCAGGGAGAATCTGACCAGGGACATCCTTACAACTGTGGGGATCTCTCTAACTCACAGCAAGAGGAATGGGCAAGTACCAAGTCCTCTAACCAAGAAGCTGTTTCTGCTGACCGGAGTTGTCTTACAAGTGTCGGACAGAACAGAGACAGGATCAGACATCCCCAGAAAGTTGTGGCCTTTGAAGACCAGGTATTATGCCAGACTCAACCCTCTTCCCTGTCGTCCAGGGAGCCTGTACTCCATCCAAGCCCCACCTGCATGCACCAAGAATGCCAAGTCCCTTCGGCCACCCTCACCCCTGATAAAGGCACTGTGTTCAGAGATTTGACTCTTCTATTCAAACCGAAATTGCTTCTCCAGCACTTCCAGGGAGAAAAAATTTCCCCATAA
- the LOC105086721 gene encoding spermatogenesis-associated protein 31D4, giving the protein MLICCLAIELDILPSCREKTAVYEPGSRTHQTQNLLCFHSGLPTLQNCENPTDPCLSFGSTSLDIDPDLTILCGLGLLLLFLCYLVGFPSLPAFCKTKDIRKRQGRAKRRRKGGTSKGWRCHQRETEEKTKLISILNSPLGRHDDTTRFRQLLCPDPFCEVCNNATAEVNWLLHPEALEDATSSASPLVSTSPVTESSFTLSPAFSVVPLRDLASASLSEPSPLAPSSLSPNPMTPLVDFFSPSPLGHSLAPGPFPSLDSEFPVDYSSPQPLAFPPLLAHDTQTADPVVPAEGTMPLNTIFSLDPTFSQDINSLQVLSQAVNPPDSFVCHHAPPTLPVSPQPDCTLTVTQSKSFAILLKPVPENSPPDSPDALSTYVPTIKGIDHSSLSVSNFWWQAHTKDLFPSTLAQCDFNQEFLALHSSEASFEGDPAANLVEPGNLSFLSPDVLALLERQVQKRSNCLTWKEKEKEKDSFPKQLSPNYQLNSPGKMLESVADKHDSAISLPFWSSRDKPKELHVPQQYPKTLEDHLQQKRIQLFWGLPSLHSESLPSAVRVSGDGSSIFIFNGISNTSTGQESPLLPHPLPLSLPEIQPEPLPQTLPQPQPLPLTQAQPQAQPQSPLPVIPSSPLPQIRICGVCFHRPQNESESLASSEIQHLEWNILQKQQKSLWGLPSVVQRSQEEFCPSVSDTPHSRPSLAHVSVSILPGKFPLSDELRKKLEHHLRKRLIQHRWGLPRRIYDSVSLMMPPRQFSEISELESNDGVSLIAVFKGQSSKNLNVGLSQPGSFHEKDSEMLQLEEDVGKDQGHSQENGPKYHLLNDPKSSSDKDLGYDSEKDLNSQMESPSEKNSRELAGSLSQRQLENVLKVHLSKKFEEISEGRLPGTVHSSWHAIKQTLFLSVKSHTQIKQRSLSSSVDESYSLNTCQDLSFVDSSAHQMLETHIKRFRMRMVWGLPPRVVESIEIFKLKDASSQSLSHSNFPSSTNVISEVDSKSGGFKSFRGSSKSLYGNIVETTNSASVLDHSLPATSPVGKEGQKVLRQSRSEINRGLAEDVQRLKNARQTPLPVTHCVRGKASQRQALLANRYPPKLPAKQAGARDKPQCKSMSSSDRAEKQQGKNMEKSQPVSMPKVSREIFRAEELNTLQLKTIGMLTTSKPGSSQMINLNESKVETTVTTKNPPPKLPVPPDPKSLDLKEQLFGELKCKLENREHSQAQGQATDMSLASDNLTYKASLTHTQGVSGGDMGTSQVLHVHLGDRGLGMEQQQETWVPKHVLRRCQGKNFPPTAKRVSPLGPKAEELGGGDAGLGTSQPERKSFPTQEMAVEETLGSKSSQTLSQKGQPPSESLIKKRMKHFLQWLYPGVKCKRQEDPQKKGSPILTAQSRGLVKSKAAFTRTTEAQKIMTDIGKFLEEKLGCQHATDVTCSQEPLPSPVQFGKTQQKAEVQIRAEPVQGHPLNYEAPSCKVTNTKSCHQEAIFAGPSHPPSARRIRDRNRHPQKVVAFKDQLLCQKHPPPVPRRDPVPHLNPTCRHQAGQGPPAAITTAEGSVFRDLSLLFRQKMLLQDFHGGKFPTPK; this is encoded by the exons CCCTACGGACCCATGTCTGAGCTTTGGCTCAACATCCTTGGATATTGACCCCGACCTCACCATCCTGTGCGGCTTGGGGTTGCTCCTTCTATTCCTATGCTACCTGGTGGGGTTTCCATCTTTACCAGCCTTCTGCAAAACCAAAGACATCCGAAAG CGTCAGGGCAGAgccaagaggagaaggaaaggtgGAACATCGAAAG GTTGGAGATGTcaccagagagaaacagaggagaaaacgAAGCTGATTTCTATTCTGAACAG CCCCCTGGGCCGGCATGATGATACCACCCGCTTTCGTCAACTGTTATGTCCAGACCCCTTCTGTGAGGTGTGTAATAATGCAACTGCTGAGGTCAACTGGCTGCTGCACCCGGAGGCCCTGGAAGATGCTACTTCCTCTGCATCCCCTTTGGTTTCTACATCTCCTGTGACTGAGTCATCATTTACTCTGTCCCCTGCCTTCTCAGTAGTCCCTCTAAGAGACCTAGCATCAGCCTCCCTGTCTGAACCTTCCCCACTGGCCCCCTCTAGTCTCTCACCTAACCCAATGACCCCCTTAGTTGACTTTTTTTCACCCTCACCACTAGGTCACTCTCTGGCACCAGGGCCTTTTCCTTCTTTGGATTCTGAATTCCCAGTGGACTATTCCTCACCCCAACCCCTTGCGTTTCCCCCTCTCCTAGCACATGACACTCAGACAGCAGATCCTGTTGTCCCAGCAGAGGGCACGATGCCTCTGAATACCATCTTCTCTCTCGATCCCACCTTCTCCCAAGATATCAACTCCTTACAAGTTTTGTCCCAGGCAGTGAATCCCCCTGATTCATTTGTTTGTCATCATGCACCACCAACCCTGCCTGTTTCACCACAGCCAGACTGCACTTTAACTGTCACTCAGTCTAAATCGTTTGCCATCTTATTGAAGCCTGTTCCCGAGAACTCACCTCCAGATAGCCCAGATGCACTGTCCACTTATGTCCCAACAATCAAAGGCATTGACCATTCAAGCCTGTCAGTCTCAAACTTCTGGTGGCAGGCTCATACCAAAGACTTGTTCCCTTCGACCTTGGCACAATGTGATTTCAATCAAGAGTTTCTTGCTCTCCATTCTTCAGAGGCCTCTTTTGAGGGAGACCCTGCAGCCAACCTTGTAGAGCCTGGTAACCTCTCATTTCTCAGCCCTGATGTCCTGGCACTCCTGGAGAGACAAGTCCAAAAAAGGAGCAATTGCCTGAcgtggaaggaaaaggaaaaggaaaaagattcttttccaaAACAACTTAGCCCAAACTACCAACTAAATTCTCCAGGGAAAATGTTAGAATCAGTGGCTGATAAGCATGACTCTGCCATCTCCCTTCCTTTTTGGAGCAGCAGAGACAAACCAAAGGAGCTGCATGTGCCTCAGCAGTATCCTAAGACCTTAGAAGACCATTTACAGCAAAAACGTATCCAGCTCTTCTGGGGTCTTCCATCTCTGCACAGCGAGTCCTTGCCTTCTGCTGTTCGTGTCTCAGGTGATGGCTCCTCAATCTTTATTTTCAATGGAATCTCGAATACCTCCACAGGCCAAGAATCCCCACTACTTCCCCATCCCCTACCTTTGTCCTTGCCTGAGATTCAGCCTGAACCCTTGCCTCAAACTCTGCCTCAGCCACAGCCCCTACCTCTCActcaggcccagccccaggcccagcctcagTCCCCACTCCCAGTCATACCATCTAGTCCTTTACCCCAGATTAGGATCTGTGGAGTGTGTTTCCATAGACCTCAGAATGAATCGGAGTCTCTTGCCTCATCTGAAATTCAACACCTGGAATGGAACATATTGCAGAAACAACAGAAAAGTTTGTGGGGTTTACCCTCTGTGGTCCAAAGATCTCAAGAAGAGTTTTGTCCATCAGTTTCTGACACTCCTCACTCCCGGCCCTCCCTGGCCCATGTTTCAGTCTCCATCCTTCCTGGAAAGTTTCCTCTCAGTGATGAACTTCGGAAGAAACTAGAGCATCACCTTCGGAAGAGGCTCATCCAACACCGGTGGGGCCTGCCTCGCAGAATCTACGACTCTGTGTCACTGATGATGCCTCCAAGACAATTTTCAGAGATTTCTGAGTTAGAGAGCAATGATGGAGTTTCATTGATCGCTGTGTTTAAGGGTCAGAGTAGCAAAAATCTAAATGTTGGATTGAGCCAACCTGGAAGCTTCCATGAGAAGGACTCAGAAATGCTCCAGCTAGAGGAAGATGTGGGGAAGGATCAGGGACATAGCCAAGAGAATGGCCCAAAATATCATCTGTTGAATGACCCAAAGAGCTCTTCAGATAAGGATCTGGGGTATGACTCTGAGAAAGACCTAAACAGTCAGATGGAGAGTCCCTCAGAGAAAAATTCAAGGGAATTAGCAGGGAGTCTAAGTCAGAGACAACTTGAAAATGTCCTCAAAGTACATTTGAGCAAGAAGTTTGAGGAAATCAGTGAGGGCCGGCTCCCTGGGACTGTGCATAGTTCATGGCATGCTATTAAGCAGACATTGTTTCTTTCTGTGAAATCCCACACTCAGATAAAACAGAGAAGTTTGTCATCATCGGTGGATGAGAGCTACTCCCTGAATACCTGCCAGGATCTTTCCTTTGTTGATTCCAGTGCACACCAGATGCTGGAAACCCATATCAAAAGGTTTCGTATGAGGATGGTGTGGGGACTTCCCCCTAGAGTCGTTGAATCCATAGAGATCTTTAAATTGAAAGATGCATCATCCCAGTCCTTGTCCCATTCCAACTTCCCCTCTTCGACCAATGTGATTTCTGAGGTGGACTCCAAATCTGGGGGCTTCAAGTCCTTTAGAGGAAGCTCTAAATCTCTTTATGGAAACATAGTGGAAACAACAAATTCAGCCTCTGTTCTGGATCATTCTCTTCCTGCCACCTCACCTGTGGGCAAAGAAGGACAGAAGGTCCTGAGACAATCACGCTCTGAAATCAACCGTGGGCTTGCAGAGGATGTTCAGAGACTTAAGAATGCCAGACAGACTCCTCTACCTGTCACACACTGCGTCAGAGGGAAAGCAAGTCAGAGACAGGCTCTACTAGCCAATAGATACCCCCCAAAGCTGCCTGCAAAGCAAGCTGGGGCCAGAGATAAGCCACAGTGTAAGAGTATGAGTTCCAGTGATAGAGCAGAAAAGCAACAGGGCAAAAACATGGAGAAGTCCCAACCTGTTTCCATGCCCAAAGTGTCTAGGGAGATATTCAGGGCTGAGGAGCTCAATACTCTTCAATTAAAAACTATTGGTATGTTGACAACCAGCAAGCCAGGAAGCTCCCAAATGATAAACCTGAATGAGAGTAAAGTAGAAACTACTGTGACCACCAAAAACCCCCCACCAAAGCTACCAGTTCCCCCAGATCCTAAATCATTAGACCTTAAAGAACAACTGTTTGGTGAGTTAAAATGTAAATTGGAGAACAGGGAACATAGCCAGGCTCAAGGCCAAGCTACTGACATGTCCCTTGCTTCAGATAACTTGACTTACAAAGCCTCACTGACTCATACCCAGGGTGTCTCAGGTGGGGACATGGGCACTTCCCAGGTGCTACATGTCCATTTAGGTGATAGAGGACTCGGGAtggagcagcagcaggagacTTGGGTCCCTAAACATGTCTTAAGGAGGTGCCAGGGTAAGAATTTCCCACCAACTGCAAAGAGAGTGAGCCCTCTGGGACCCAAAGCAGAAGAGCTTGGTGGAGGCGATGCAGGGCTTGGGACATCCCAACCTGAAAGGAAGAGTTTCCCTACTCAGGAGATGGCAGTTGAGGAGACACTTGGGAGCAAGTCTTCCCAGACCCTATCACAGAAGGGACAGCCTCCTTCTGAAAGCCTtatcaaaaaaagaatgaagcatttTTTGCAATGGCTTTATCCTGGGGTAAAATGCAAAAGGCAAGAAGATCCCCAGAAAAAAGGCAGCCCCATATTAACTGCCCAGAGCAGAGGCCTCGTTAAAAGTAAAGCTGCCTTTACAAGGACGACTGAAGCTCAGAAAATCATGACAGACATTGGGAAGTTCTTAGAGGAGAAACTGGGGTGTCAGCATGCAACTGATGTCACCTGCTCTCAAgagccccttccttccccagtgcAGTTTGGGAAAACTCAGCAAAAGGCAGAAGTGCAGATCCGAGCAGAGCCGGTTCAGGGGCATCCTCTCAACTATGAGGCTCCCTCCTGTAAAGTGACAAATACCAAGTCTTGCCATCAAGAAGCTATCTTTGCTGGTCCAAGTCATCCTCCAAGTGCTAGACGGATCAGAGACAGGAACAGACACCCCCAGAAAGTTGTGGCATTTAAGGACCAGCTATTGTGTCAGAAACATCCCCCACCAGTGCCCCGTAGGGATCCTGTGCCCCATCTGAACCCCACCTGCAGGCATCAAGCTGGCCAGGGCCCTCCAGCTGCCATCACCACTGCTGAAGGCTCTGTGTTCAGGGATCTGTCTCTACTGTTTAGACAGAAAATGCTTCTCCAGGATTTCCATGGAGGAAAATTTCCCACTCCAAAATAA